In Rattus norvegicus strain BN/NHsdMcwi chromosome 3, GRCr8, whole genome shotgun sequence, a genomic segment contains:
- the Or5aq1 gene encoding olfactory receptor Olr540, translated as MRLWNHTGVKEFILVGLTENLNWQVGLLFLFSIIYFIILVGNWGMILLIWLNAHLHTPMYFFLSNLSFCDICYSTVIAPKMLINFLSKYKSSTFFGCVIQSFFFAVYITTEGILLSMMAYDRYVAIANPLMYTVIMTHSICSQMVLVCYLGGLINSLTHTIGLLRLDFCGPNIVDHFFCDIPPLLKLSCSDAHINEMLLLVFSGVIAIFTFIIVMVSYIQIIIAILRIRSAEGRRKAFSTCASHLTAVTLFYGSVTFSYIQPSSQYSMEQEKVSAVFYTLVIPMLNPLIYSLRNKDVKEAAKRSVCRERSGP; from the coding sequence ATGAGACTCTGGAATCATACAGGTGTGAAAGAATTCATACTAGTCGGATTGACAGAAAACCTTAATTGGCAAGTCGgactccttttccttttcagtataatttattttatcattctTGTGGGTAACTGGGGGATGATTCTCTTGATCTGGTTGAATGCCCATCTTCATACTCCAATGTACTTCTTTCTTAGTAACCTCTCTTTTTGTGATATCTGCTATTCTACTGTCATTGCTCCTAAAATGCTCATTAATTTCCTGTCAAAATACAAGTCTAGCACATTCTTTGGTTGTGTTATTCAGAGTTTCTTTTTTGCAGTGTATATAACTACAGAAGGTATACTCTTGTCTATGATGGCTTATGATCGTTATGTGGCAATTGCAAACCCCTTAATGTATACAGTTATTATGACACACAGCATCTGCAGTCAGATGGTTCTTGTATGTTACTTGGGTGGCCTTATTAATTCCCTGACTCACACAATAGGTTTACTTAGACTGGACTTCTGTGGTCCCAACATTGTAGACCATTTCTTCTGTGACATCCCTCCTCTTTTGAAGCTTTCATGTTCTGATGCACACATCAATGAGATGCTGCTTTTGGTCTTCTCTGGAGTGATTGCTATTTTCACTTTCATCATTGTCATGGTGTCCTATATTCAAATTATCATTGCCATCCTGAGAATCCGCTCAGCTGAGGGAAGGCGCAAAGCCTTCTCCACGTGTGCCTCACATCTAACAGCTGTGACATTATTTTACGGTTCTGTGACATTTAGCTATATCCAGCCAAGTTCTCAGTACTCCATGGAACAGGAAAAAGTCTCTGCTGTGTTTTACACCTTGGTCATCCCCATGCTGAACCCTCTAATTTACAGCCTGAGGAACAAAGATGTGAAAGAGGCAGCCAAGAGGTCAGTTTGTAGGGAGAGGAGTGGCCCTTGA